A DNA window from Actinomycetes bacterium contains the following coding sequences:
- a CDS encoding PadR family transcriptional regulator translates to MKYQESTEPSTQGRRGHHHHGPGPGFGPGFGPGSGRRGPWGPPRGRRRERGDVKAAVLLLLAESPRHGYEILTELADRSDGQWQPSPGSIYPVLKRLAMAGLVTATQEDGKRIFALTDEGRALVATEGESWGTPWAQSDPSEDATTELWSAANQLGAAVWQVGQLSDKAQIAATVAILADARKEIYGLLAG, encoded by the coding sequence GTGAAGTACCAAGAATCCACCGAACCGTCGACCCAAGGTCGACGCGGACATCACCACCATGGGCCGGGCCCCGGCTTCGGTCCCGGCTTCGGCCCCGGCAGTGGCCGGCGCGGCCCCTGGGGCCCGCCACGTGGCCGGCGCCGGGAACGCGGCGACGTCAAGGCCGCCGTCCTGCTACTGCTCGCCGAGTCGCCGCGGCACGGATACGAGATCCTCACCGAACTCGCCGACCGCAGCGACGGGCAATGGCAGCCCTCGCCGGGCTCCATCTACCCGGTCCTCAAGCGGCTGGCCATGGCGGGGCTCGTCACGGCCACCCAGGAGGACGGCAAGCGCATCTTCGCGCTGACCGACGAGGGCCGAGCCCTGGTGGCCACCGAGGGCGAGTCGTGGGGAACCCCGTGGGCGCAGTCGGATCCCAGCGAGGACGCGACCACCGAACTGTGGTCCGCCGCCAACCAGCTTGGTGCAGCGGTCTGGCAGGTCGGGCAACTCAGTGACAAAGCGCAGATCGCGGCGACCGTCGCGATCCTCGCCGACGCCCGCAAGGAGATCTACGGCCTGCTGGCCGGCTGA